A window from Drosophila nasuta strain 15112-1781.00 chromosome 3, ASM2355853v1, whole genome shotgun sequence encodes these proteins:
- the LOC132793396 gene encoding uncharacterized protein LOC132793396 translates to MNSLIFPGRLLCLLTAATAATSMSVHVSPAAAGAIPRGQQEPERQTREVKGDSWGNQLPEMLVAYYRQHGVHSLLLVVCHADIAAIHLQLLVQHFAAHNFYVQVITERCLNDLRHADNETDTPEAPPPRSFPDVDNATHWQLSFKLPALANKLGILLLHFTSPCALNLLRWSAATEHNYFTTNRYWLLLSRHLPDVELLEDTEIFIPPDSELKVLWYNDTEHFTASLLDVYKVAAWKPLKRRIVGQNLRNARHVVHALQHYGSAITYRQNLEGIVFNTAIVIAFPDLFIDIEDMSLRHIDTISKVNHRLMLELANRLNMSYNTYQTVNYGWRQPNGSFDGLMGRFQRYELDFAQLAIFMRLDRIALVDFVAETYRVRAGIMFRQPPLSAVANIFSMPFQLDVWISILMLLIITIVVMMLEMIFSPHTHPMSYLDSLNFAWGAMCQQGFYVDVRNRSGRIIVFTTFVAAVFLFTSFSANIVALLQSPSDAIRSLGDLGQSPLEIGVQDTQYNKIYFTESTDPVTKSLYHKKIAIKGDHVYMRPTTGMEKMRTGLFAYQVELQAGYQIVSDTFSEPEKCGLMELEPFQLPMLAIPTRKNFPYKELFRRQLRWQREVSLVNREDRKWIPQKPKCESGVGGFVSIGLTECRYAFGIFACGAGLSFLLFLTEFVCKHSKAIFRIIQGYTMHR, encoded by the exons ATGAACTCGTTAATATTCCCAGGACGGCTACTCTGCCTGCTGACAGCCGCGACAGCAGCGACATCAATGTCAGTCCACGTGTCACCAGCAGCTGCCGGAGCAATCCCCCGCGGACAGCAAGAACCGGAGCGGCAAACGCGCGAGGTCAAAGGCGATTCATGGGGCAATCAGTTGCCGGAAATGCTAGTCGCTTACTATCGCCAGCATGGCGTGCACAGTCTGCTGCTCGTTGTTTGTCACGCGGACATTG CTGCCATACATTTGCAATTGCTGGTGCAACACTTTGCCGCACACAATTTCTATGTGCAGGTCATCACGGAGCGCTGTTTGAACGATCTGCGTCATGCCGACAATGAGACGGACACGCCAGAGGCGCCACCACCACGCAGCTTCCCGGACGTCGACAATGCAACGCACTGGCAGCTGTCATTCAAGCTGCCCGCATTGGCCAACAAACTGGGCatcctgctgctgcacttcacCAGTCCCTGTGCCCTGAATCTGTTGCGCTGGTCCGCTGCCACCGAGCATAATTACTTTACGACGAACCGTTATTGGTTGCTGCTCTCACGCCATCTGCCGGATGTCGAGCTGCTCGAGGACACTGAGATCTTTATACCACCCGACAGCGAACTGAAGGTTCTTTGGTATAACGACACGGAACACTTTACGGCCAGCCTGCTGGACGTCTACAAAGTTGCTGCCTGGAAGCCCTTGAAGCGTCGCATAGTTGGTCAAAATCTGCGCAATGCTCGACATGTTGTTCATGCGTTGCAGCATTATGGCTCGGCGATTACGTATCGACAGAATCTGGAGGGCATTGTCTTCAACACGGCCATAGTGATTGCCTTTCCCGATCTGTTCATCGACATCGAGGACATGTCACTGCGTCACATCGATACGATATCCAAAGTCAATCATCGCCTAATGCTGGAGCTGGCCAATCGCTTGAACATGAG CTATAATACTTACCAGACTGTGAATTATGGCTGGCGTCAACCAAATGGCTCCTTCGATGGCTTGATGGGTCGCTTTCAACGCTATGAACTGGACTTTGCCCAATTGGCGATCTTCATGCGCTTGGATCGCATCGCGTTGGTCGACTTTGTGGCCGAAACTTATCGCGTGAGAGCAGGAATTATGTTTCGACAGCCTCCACTGTCCGCCGTGGCGAATATCTTTTCGATGCCATTCCAACTGGATGTCTGGATATCCATCTTGATGCTGTTGATCATAACCATTGTGGTGATGATGTTGGAAATGATCTTctcgccacacacacatcccATGTCCTATTTGGATTCACTTAACTTTGCCTGGGGCGCCATGTGCCAACAGGGATTCTATGTGGACGTGAGAAATCGCTCGGGACGCATCATCGTATTTACCACATTTGTGGCAGCCGTGTTTCTCTTCACCTCCTTCTCGGCTAATATTGTGGCACTGCTGCAGAGTCCCTCCGATGCGATACGATCACTGGGTGATCTGGGACAATCACCGCTAGAAATTGGCGTACAGGAtacacaatacaataaaatctattttacCGAGTCCACTGATCCGGTGACCAAGAGTTTGTACCACAAGAAGATTGCCATCAAAGGCGATCACGTTTATATGCGTCCCACCACGGGGATGGAGAAGATGCGCACTGGACTCTTTGCCTATCAGGTGGAGTTGCAGGCGGGCTATCAAATAGTCAGCGATACGTTTAGTGAACCGGAAAAGTGTGGTCTCATGGAGTTGGAACCGTTTCAGCTGCCCATGCTGGCGATACCAACGCGCAAGAACTTTCCCTACAAGGAGCTCTTTCGCAGACA ACTTCGTTGGCAACGCGAGGTGAGTCTAGTGAATCGTGAGGATCGCAAGTGGATACCACAGAAGCCCAAATGTGAGAGTGGCGTTGGAGGATTCGTGTCCATCGGCCTCACCGAATGTCGCTATGCATTCGGCATCTTTGCCTGCGGCGCTGGTCTCAGCTTTCTGCTGTTCCTTACGGAATTCGTTTGCAAGCACAGCAAAGCCATCTTTCGCATTATTCAGGGCTACACAATGCATCGCTAG